The following proteins are encoded in a genomic region of bacterium:
- a CDS encoding D-alanine--D-alanine ligase: protein MVKLAVIRGGRSAEREVSLRSGAEVETALRARGHDVTGVDLDLKTWDVLRDGGFDCVFNALHGRLGEDGTVQGMLELLGLPYTGSGVLASALCMDKARASAVMAGAGLKIPELEELEIKEGVGAGLVERLVAKFGLPLVVKPVSEGSTIGLTIAKDADAVASGLVLAGRYDRRVLVQRFAAGTEITIGVLATPALQVLPTLEIVSDNPVYDYDAKYTAGKSHHIIPARIPEAARVAASEAAGRAFTELGCAGMGRVDIIVDAQATPWILEVNTVPGLTELSLLPDAARAAGIAFDDLCQRLVDHAMGRHQRHVGPAAG from the coding sequence ATCGTGAAGCTGGCGGTCATTCGCGGCGGCCGGTCGGCGGAGCGTGAGGTATCGCTGCGCTCGGGCGCGGAGGTCGAGACCGCGTTGCGGGCCCGCGGCCATGATGTCACCGGCGTCGACCTCGACCTGAAAACGTGGGACGTGCTCCGCGACGGCGGCTTTGATTGCGTCTTCAACGCCCTGCACGGCCGCCTGGGCGAGGACGGCACGGTGCAGGGGATGCTGGAGCTGCTGGGGCTGCCTTACACGGGCTCAGGGGTGCTGGCGTCGGCGCTGTGCATGGACAAGGCCCGCGCGAGCGCGGTCATGGCCGGGGCTGGGCTGAAAATTCCGGAGCTCGAGGAGCTCGAGATCAAAGAGGGGGTCGGCGCGGGCTTGGTCGAGCGCCTGGTGGCGAAGTTCGGCCTGCCCCTGGTGGTGAAACCCGTCAGCGAAGGGTCGACGATCGGGCTCACGATCGCGAAGGACGCCGACGCCGTCGCCAGCGGGCTGGTGCTGGCGGGACGTTACGACAGGCGCGTCCTGGTCCAGCGCTTCGCGGCGGGGACGGAGATCACGATCGGCGTCCTGGCGACGCCTGCCTTACAGGTGCTGCCGACCCTGGAGATCGTCAGCGACAACCCCGTCTACGACTACGACGCCAAGTACACCGCCGGCAAATCGCATCACATCATCCCGGCGCGAATCCCGGAGGCCGCTCGAGTCGCGGCGTCCGAAGCCGCCGGGCGCGCCTTCACAGAGCTCGGGTGCGCGGGCATGGGGCGGGTCGACATCATCGTCGACGCCCAGGCCACGCCGTGGATCCTGGAGGTCAACACGGTGCCGGGCCTCACCGAGCTCTCGCTGCTGCCGGACGCGGCCCGAGCGGCGGGGATCGCGTTCGACGACCTGTGCCAGCGCCTCGTCGA